Proteins encoded by one window of Streptomyces sp. NBC_01477:
- a CDS encoding LuxR C-terminal-related transcriptional regulator, with translation MTSPAGYIGTTPTALIGRSRDLERLAAVTAAPEAGLVTVTGPAGVGKSRMVMEFFRHQESRPGRAVEVFDFGQVTDTSVAGLMLRQLREQCYEGSPRVRKALERVGAGKHTLLFDHYEDVADDLAPLVAELRRRCPQVRIVSVGTARLGLYGERVVRLGPLPVAGAAEDDDLAAVARVPAVELFVQCARAVRPEFTLTAANARHVLALCRRVGGLPLAIELAAAQVKLAEPDLILERFEQGACDLRRFDHHPYSRHASVSDMVSWVFARLRADERRQLTHLAVFEGQFTMRAAVGVVDGFGGGTFRTMEQLIDKSALIADERHDGELRLSIPSAVRLAAAGALARLPVHAALRQAHAEYFRTVADARATGGRPGPGPETRADLLAAFDHWREAGDGRAMAVIAHALRGQSAGAAQARQCLRLAEEVLRAGVDDPRLHARTLEAAGASALLLASASARGHLDRARDAYRALHDRDGAVRCLGLLGDEAYAAGDLDRARRRFEEGLAVPADPAADGAAAERRRLTRRLAAVLRDAGSLTRAGERALAALESDLGRDDAAGAPLARYVLATVRWLEHDSAQARALFADAARQIGALPDAPERPECLELLAATVWKWRRVTDWRLLTSVLGLAEHLRRRTGPPRPRPLTALVTPVLAAACQELGSDEYARAWRSGAGLAWEAALRLIPGDDPAPAAVPEVPAEVADLLTKRELEVALLVAEGLTNRVIARELGIAEWTVVNHLRKVMRKLGCQSRVQVTRRLSAS, from the coding sequence ATGACAAGTCCTGCCGGATACATCGGCACCACCCCGACGGCGCTGATCGGCCGCTCCCGTGACCTGGAGCGGCTCGCCGCGGTGACCGCCGCCCCGGAGGCCGGTCTCGTGACGGTGACCGGCCCCGCCGGGGTGGGCAAGAGCCGCATGGTGATGGAGTTCTTCCGCCACCAGGAGAGCCGGCCGGGCCGCGCGGTCGAGGTCTTCGACTTCGGGCAGGTCACGGACACCTCCGTGGCCGGCCTGATGCTCCGGCAGCTCAGGGAACAGTGCTACGAGGGCTCGCCGCGCGTCAGGAAGGCCCTGGAAAGGGTCGGCGCGGGCAAGCACACCCTGCTGTTCGACCACTACGAGGACGTCGCCGACGACCTCGCCCCGCTGGTCGCGGAACTGCGCAGGCGCTGCCCGCAGGTGCGCATCGTCTCCGTCGGCACGGCCCGGCTCGGCCTGTACGGCGAGCGGGTCGTCCGGCTCGGGCCGCTGCCGGTCGCCGGCGCGGCCGAGGACGACGACCTGGCGGCCGTCGCCCGCGTCCCGGCCGTCGAGCTGTTCGTGCAGTGCGCGCGGGCGGTGCGGCCGGAATTCACGCTGACGGCGGCCAACGCGCGCCATGTGCTCGCGCTGTGCCGGCGGGTCGGCGGCCTCCCGCTGGCGATCGAACTGGCTGCCGCGCAGGTCAAGCTGGCCGAACCCGACCTGATCCTGGAGCGGTTCGAACAAGGGGCCTGCGACCTGCGCAGATTCGACCACCACCCGTACTCGCGGCACGCCAGCGTGAGCGACATGGTGTCCTGGGTCTTCGCCCGGCTGCGCGCGGACGAGCGCCGGCAGCTGACCCATCTGGCCGTCTTCGAGGGGCAGTTCACCATGCGCGCGGCCGTCGGCGTGGTGGACGGCTTCGGCGGCGGCACCTTCAGGACCATGGAACAGCTCATCGACAAGAGCGCCCTGATCGCCGACGAGCGGCACGACGGCGAGCTGCGGCTGAGCATCCCCAGCGCGGTACGGCTCGCCGCGGCCGGCGCGCTGGCCCGGCTGCCGGTCCACGCGGCGCTCCGGCAGGCGCACGCCGAATACTTCCGTACCGTCGCCGACGCCCGGGCGACCGGCGGCAGGCCTGGGCCCGGACCCGAGACCCGCGCGGACCTGCTGGCGGCCTTCGACCACTGGCGGGAGGCCGGCGACGGGCGGGCCATGGCGGTGATCGCGCACGCGCTGCGGGGCCAGTCCGCCGGAGCGGCCCAGGCCCGGCAGTGCCTGCGGCTGGCCGAGGAGGTGCTGCGGGCCGGGGTCGACGACCCGCGGCTGCACGCCCGCACCCTGGAGGCGGCCGGCGCGTCGGCCCTGCTGCTGGCCTCCGCGTCGGCCCGCGGCCACCTCGACCGGGCCAGGGACGCCTACCGGGCGCTGCACGACCGGGACGGCGCGGTGCGGTGTCTGGGGCTGCTCGGCGACGAGGCCTACGCGGCGGGCGACCTCGACCGGGCGCGCCGCCGCTTCGAGGAGGGCCTGGCCGTACCGGCCGACCCGGCCGCGGACGGCGCGGCGGCCGAGCGGCGGCGGCTCACCCGGCGGCTCGCGGCCGTCCTGCGGGACGCGGGCAGCCTGACCCGGGCCGGCGAACGGGCACTGGCCGCCCTGGAGTCCGACCTCGGCCGGGACGACGCGGCCGGCGCGCCGCTGGCCAGATACGTACTCGCCACCGTCCGCTGGCTGGAGCACGACTCCGCGCAGGCCCGCGCGCTCTTCGCCGACGCCGCCCGGCAGATCGGCGCCCTGCCCGACGCGCCCGAGCGCCCCGAGTGCCTGGAACTGCTGGCGGCCACCGTGTGGAAGTGGCGCCGGGTGACCGACTGGCGGCTGCTCACCTCCGTCCTGGGCCTGGCGGAACACCTGCGCCGCAGGACGGGCCCGCCCCGGCCGAGGCCGCTGACCGCGCTGGTCACCCCGGTCCTCGCCGCCGCCTGCCAGGAACTCGGCTCCGACGAGTACGCCCGGGCCTGGCGCTCGGGCGCCGGCCTGGCCTGGGAGGCGGCCCTGCGGCTGATCCCGGGCGACGACCCGGCGCCGGCCGCCGTGCCGGAGGTGCCCGCCGAGGTCGCGGACCTGCTGACCAAGCGCGAGCTGGAGGTCGCCCTGCTGGTGGCCGAGGGCCTGACCAACCGGGTCATCGCCCGTGAGCTGGGCATCGCCGAATGGACCGTCGTGAACCACCTCCGCAAGGTGATGCGCAAGCTCGGCTGCCAGTCCCGCGTCCAGGTCACCCGCCGCCTGTCCGCCTCCTGA
- a CDS encoding class I SAM-dependent methyltransferase, with protein MSDDQPTSDRIMRLITGYWATGILGAAASHSLFTHLEDGATTADQLADRAAISHRGAQALLDGLVSVGLVELRDGHYRNSPEASAFLVEGRPTCLSGFAKLKAGHMASLAGLPEVVRAGGPLTDAVVEVADNPHWEELVQALAAQSVPVATIAADTLKVAEAGDISILDIGGGSGVYSGIWLERNPVARSTQLDWAPINAIARRLLAERGVGDRVTYVDGDFHTTELGTSAAYDVVVYSNIAHQEGPEDNMAVFAKVRSVLKPGGTLVVSDYIVDDDRSGPPYPLTFAAEMLLKSRHGSTWRRSDYHDWLTKTGYEDITFQTTASPATLIFAR; from the coding sequence ATGAGCGACGACCAGCCGACATCGGATCGGATCATGCGGCTCATCACCGGCTACTGGGCCACCGGCATCCTGGGAGCGGCGGCGAGCCACTCGCTGTTCACGCACCTGGAGGACGGCGCGACCACCGCCGACCAGCTCGCCGACCGCGCCGCGATCTCGCACCGCGGCGCGCAGGCCCTGCTCGACGGCCTGGTCAGCGTCGGCCTGGTCGAACTGCGCGACGGCCACTACCGCAACTCCCCGGAGGCGTCCGCCTTCCTGGTGGAGGGCCGGCCCACCTGCCTGAGCGGCTTCGCCAAGCTCAAGGCGGGCCACATGGCCTCGCTGGCGGGGCTGCCCGAGGTCGTCCGCGCCGGCGGTCCGCTGACCGACGCGGTGGTCGAGGTGGCCGACAACCCGCACTGGGAGGAACTGGTCCAGGCCCTCGCCGCGCAGTCCGTCCCGGTGGCGACGATCGCCGCCGACACCCTGAAGGTCGCCGAGGCCGGCGACATCTCGATCCTCGACATCGGCGGCGGCTCCGGCGTCTACTCGGGCATCTGGCTCGAACGCAACCCGGTCGCCCGCTCCACGCAGCTCGACTGGGCGCCGATCAACGCGATCGCCCGCCGGCTGCTGGCCGAGCGGGGCGTGGGCGACCGCGTCACCTACGTGGACGGCGACTTCCACACCACGGAGCTGGGCACCTCCGCCGCCTACGACGTGGTGGTGTACTCCAACATCGCCCACCAGGAGGGCCCCGAGGACAACATGGCGGTCTTCGCCAAGGTGCGCAGCGTCCTCAAGCCCGGCGGCACCCTGGTCGTCTCCGACTACATCGTCGACGACGACCGCAGCGGGCCGCCGTACCCGCTGACCTTCGCCGCGGAGATGCTGCTCAAGAGCAGGCACGGCAGCACCTGGCGGCGCTCGGACTACCACGACTGGCTCACCAAGACCGGCTACGAGGACATCACCTTCCAGACCACGGCGTCGCCGGCCACATTGATCTTCGCCCGGTAG
- a CDS encoding DegT/DnrJ/EryC1/StrS family aminotransferase, producing the protein MDPIPLVHASLGKKELAAVEEVFSSDWTAGQGPRGKALEVELAERYGVADAVTLSSCAAALHLALLALGVKPGDEVIVADYTFPAPAHAAHYLGAVPVFADVRPDTGTIDPQAVADLIGPRTVGVIAVDTVGLPADYAELLAITERHGLFLVEDAACAVGATYQGRPAGALAPVGCLSFHGRKGITSGEGGALLAADPAVGADVRLRSSFGIGSIFDKSQIVGLPIPEFTEIGYNYKLSDIAAAILQVQLGRIEELLERRNTVAARYAELLKDEELLTLPHVPADRTHAWQSYLVALDPRVDRAGVAAELRAQGIGCGHGTWASHLQPVYRTKQTCPVSADLFRRQLAIPMHAELTVDQAERVVTSLRAALRNNAGPQRGPAATSPVDNQPENQEGAS; encoded by the coding sequence TTGGACCCGATTCCCTTGGTTCACGCGAGTTTGGGCAAGAAGGAGCTGGCAGCCGTCGAGGAGGTGTTCTCGTCGGACTGGACGGCCGGTCAGGGCCCCCGGGGCAAAGCGCTGGAGGTGGAACTGGCCGAGCGCTACGGGGTCGCCGACGCGGTCACGCTGAGCAGTTGCGCCGCCGCCCTGCACCTGGCGCTGCTCGCGCTCGGCGTCAAACCGGGCGACGAGGTGATCGTCGCCGACTACACCTTCCCCGCCCCGGCCCACGCGGCCCACTACCTCGGCGCGGTCCCGGTCTTCGCCGACGTACGCCCCGACACCGGCACCATCGACCCGCAGGCGGTGGCCGACCTGATCGGCCCGCGGACGGTCGGCGTCATCGCGGTGGACACCGTCGGCCTGCCGGCCGACTACGCCGAACTGCTGGCGATCACCGAACGGCACGGCCTGTTCCTGGTCGAGGACGCCGCCTGCGCGGTCGGCGCCACCTACCAGGGGCGCCCCGCGGGAGCGCTGGCACCGGTGGGCTGCCTGTCCTTCCACGGCCGCAAGGGCATCACCAGCGGCGAGGGCGGCGCCCTGCTGGCCGCCGACCCGGCGGTCGGGGCCGACGTACGGCTGCGGTCGTCGTTCGGCATCGGCAGCATCTTCGACAAGTCGCAGATCGTCGGCCTGCCGATCCCGGAGTTCACCGAGATCGGCTACAACTACAAGCTGTCCGACATCGCCGCCGCGATCCTCCAGGTGCAGCTGGGCCGGATCGAGGAGCTGCTGGAGCGGCGCAACACGGTGGCCGCGCGCTACGCGGAACTGCTCAAGGACGAGGAGCTGCTCACGCTGCCGCACGTCCCGGCCGACCGCACCCACGCCTGGCAGTCCTACCTGGTGGCGCTGGACCCGCGGGTGGACCGCGCCGGCGTCGCCGCCGAACTGCGGGCCCAGGGCATCGGCTGCGGGCACGGCACGTGGGCCAGCCATCTGCAGCCGGTCTACCGGACCAAGCAGACCTGCCCGGTCTCGGCGGACCTCTTCCGGCGCCAGCTCGCCATCCCCATGCACGCCGAACTCACCGTCGATCAGGCCGAGCGGGTCGTGACGTCGCTGCGCGCCGCCCTGCGGAACAACGCGGGACCGCAGCGCGGACCCGCGGCGACATCCCCCGTCGACAACCAGCCCGAGAACCAGGAAGGGGCGTCATGA